From the Paenibacillus tianjinensis genome, the window GCCAGGGTACGTCCATGGAACGACTGCTCAAATGTAATGATTTCATAGCGGCCCGTTCCCTTCACCTTCTGGTGATAGCGGCGTGCCAGCTTAATCGCAGCTTCATTCGCTTCCGCGCCGCTGTTGCAAAAGAACACCTGATCCGCACAGCTATTGCCTGTAAGCAGCGCGGCCACCCGGTCCTGCCCCGGAATGTGGAACAGATTCGATACATGCCACAGCGTATCAATCTGTGCCTTCAGCTTCGCGCCGACCTTCTCGGGAGCATGACCCAGACTGGTTACTGCGAGCCCGCACATGAAGTCGAGGTACTTATTGCCCTGATCATCCCAGACCCAGCTGCCTTTACCCTTGACCAGACTAAGATCATATCTGGCGTAGGACGGGAATACCGCACTCAGCTTGGCAGGAGCAGCCTCCTGAACCTTCGTTTCCCCTGAACGGGTATCTGCAGCCCCTGTTAAAGAATCTTTTTCCGCCTGTGTAAGCTCACTCATTCTTAGTCACTCTCCCACCATGCTGCTTCCGGTAAACCGGCAGCGCTCTTTTTTTGGTAATACCGCCCATCCGACTTGTCTCCACTCTATTGTAACAAACTACGAACGGATAATTCTCGTGCCCAGCTTCTCTCCGCTCAGCACACGGCTCAGCACCTGGGGCTCCTTGCCGTCTACAATAACAACCTCGGACACGCTGCCCTGGATGCAATCCATAGCGGCCCGCACTTTAGGAATCATTCCCCCGTAAATCTCGCCGCTGGCAATCAATTCTTCGATCTCTGTCACTGTCACCGACGGAAGCACGACCTTCTCATCGTCAATCGTCCGCATAATCCCCGGAACATCCGTAACAACAATCATGGAAGGCGATTCTACAAAGGAAGCCACCGCACCTGCCGCCGTATCCGCATTAATATTGTAACGCTGCCCCCCGGCATCTACACCAATAGGCGCAATAACCGGGATATAGCCGAGTGCGAGAATGCCCTTTACGATCTCCGCTTTGACCTCAGTGACCTCGCCGACCTGTCCTACTTCATCGCTGTTAGCTACGGGCCGCGCTGTAATCAGATTACCGTCAACACCGGACAGGCCGAGAGCCTGCCCGCCGCTTCCCTGGATTCTTCGGACGATCGCCTTATTGATGCTTCCCGCGAGCGTCATCTCTACGACATCCAGCACTTCTTCCGTCGTCACCCGCAGACCGTTCACGAAACTGCTCTCAATCCCAAGCTTCGCCAGATTGCCGGAGATCGCCGGCCCGCCACCGTGCACGATCACAGGCTGAACCCCGCTGCCCTGCAGCTCTCTTAGATCCTCGAAAAATGAATCCGGCAGAGCAGCCAGCGTACTCCCGCCGCATTTCATCACGAACAGCTTCTCTATCTTTTGATCCGTCATTATCTCGGTACCCTCCTTATGGACTTATGCCGGCCGCCCGTCAGGTGCGGTATGCAGCATTAATGCGCACATAATCATAAGTGAGGTCGCAGCCCCAGGCTGTTGCCTTACCGTCGCCGTCGGACAGAATCACAGTAATCAGCACCGTATCCGTCTTTTGCAAATAGTGAAGAGCCTTCTCTTCATCAAAAGCGACCGGCCGCGATTGGCGCAGCACCTCGATCCCGCCAAGCGAAATATCCACCTTCTCCGGCGATACCGGAACCCCGGCGCGTCCCACCGCAGCAATAATCCGCCCCCAGTTGGCATCTGCGCCAAAAATCGCTGATTTCACCAGACTTGAGCCGACCACCGTTTTCGCAATTGCGGCTGCAGCTTCATCATGTACTGCACCGCTAATCTGGACCTCAATCAGTTTCGTCGCCCCTTCACCGTCACGGGCAATCGCCTTCGCCAGATGCTGGCACACATGCGTAAACGCAGCGGCAAAAGCATCCCAGTCCGGATGCAGCCGCGTGAGCTTCTCATTGCCGGCCAGCCCGCTGGCCATCGTTACCAGCATATCATTCGTGCTTGTATCTCCATCCACTGTAATCATATTAAAGGTAGTGTTGGTAGCCGTTCGCAGCAGACGGAGCAGGTCTTCTCCCTCAATCACAGCATCCGTCGTCATGAAGCCCAGCATCGTTGCCATATTCGGATGAATCATTCCTGAACCCTTGGCCGCTCCGGCAATCGTTACTTCTTCTCCGCCGACGAGCACCTTGACGCAGCATTCTTTTTTCACCAGATCCGTTGTCAAAATCGCCTGGCAGAACTCCTCTGCACCCGAAGCGCCGCCATCCAGCTTCTCCGGCAAACCGGCAATCCCGCTGCGTACACGGTCCATCTTCAGCAATTCGCCGATCACACCTGTCGAAGCGACAGCAACATCCTGCTCGTTTACACCTAAAGCGCTGGCTGCGGCTGCACGCATCTCGTATGCATCGGCTTCGCCTTGATCACCCGTACAGGCATTAGCGTTCCCGCTGTTCACGATGACCGCCTGCAGCGTACCGTTCGCCAGACTTTCACGCGTTACTTTAAGCGGCGCTGCCTGAAAAACATTGGTCGTATACACGGCTGCAGCCGTTGCCGGAACTTCGCACAGAATGGCCGCAAGGTCGTTTCGCTCGGTTTTTTTGAGGCCGCAGTGCAGCCCTCCGGAGGTGAAGCCTTTTGGTGCAGTAATACTTCCGCCTTCTACGACGGTATATGATTTGTTCTCGCTCATTGTATGTTTAACCGCTGAACCTTAAGGATACACTGGTGTGTAACCAAGGCCGCGGGTTTCCTCCCATCCCATCATCAAATTCAGGTTCTGAATCGCTTGACCTGCTGCGCCCTTAACGATGTTATCAATGACGGACACAATGGTTACCCGACCTGTACGGGCATCTGTAGAGAAGCCGATATCGCAATAGTTCGAGCCGCTGACTTCTTTTGTCGCCGGAAGCACTCCAGCAGAGCGGACCCGCACAAACGGCCTGCCTGCATAATATTTACTATATAATTCCACAAAATCCTGCTCGCTATAATTCCCGTTCATCCCCGCATACATCGTGCTCATGATCCCCCGGGTCATCGGTACCAGATGGGTAGTGAAGGTCACGGTCACCTTTTCTCCAGATATATCAGTAAGCACCTGCTCAATCTCCGGGATATGCTGGTGTTTGTTGACTTTATAAGCCTTGAAATTCTCATTCACCTCGGCAAAATGAACCCCAAGATTCGCTCCTCGGCCTGATCCGGAAACACCCGACTTCGCATCAATAATAATACTCTCCGGCTTAATCCAGCCTGCTTCAACAGCAGGGATTAGTCCAAGCAGCGTTGCTGTCGGATAACAGCCGGGATTGGAGATGAAATCGGCGCCTGCCGTACGTTCACCATAGACCTCGCATAAGCCGTAGACCGCCTGCTCCAGATAAGCTTCGGGCGGAGCCGTGTGCTTATACCATTGTTCATATTCCGCGCCGTCCTTCAACCGGAAATCACCGGACAGATCGACTACCTTCAGACCCGCCTCCAGCAGCTGCGGCACCAGCTTACCACTAACACCTGAAGGTGTTGCTGTGAACACAACATCCGCTCTGCCGGCGATTTCCGCCGGATCTACACCGTCCAGCTTGCGCTCCACGATCCCTGTCAAATGCGGAAATCCAAGCTCGATAGGCTCTCCCGCACTTGACGAGGAGATTACGGAGGTAATCTCTATATCCGGATGGTTCTGCAGCAGCCTAATCAGCTCCACGCCTCCATAACCCGTTGATCCAACAATCGCCGCTCTCAGCTTGCCTCCCAATGTCATCCCCGCTTTCTGACTAATTCTTCAATGCATACCGTCCTGCAAATATGTATTATTATACGACCGAATTAATATAAATACAACACGTTGCGTTAACTTTCTTGGAAGGCCTGATCGTAAAAAGAGAAGCGCAGGCTTCTCCTATGGAGATTCTACGCTTCTCTTTTAAACCCTTCACCCAATACCTCGTGGGCCTCAGTAATTATGACGAACGCCCCCGGATCCACAGAGCGGACAATTGCTTTTAGCCGGGTAATCTCATTCTGGCCGACTACCACCATTAGCACCGTACGGTTGTCACCCGTATACCCGCCCTGCGCATTCAGCTTCGTCAGCCCGCGGTCCAGATCATTCAGAATCGCCTGCGAGATTTCCTCCGTCTGATCCGAAATAATATAGGCCACCTTAGTTACACTAAAACCTACTTCCAGCGCATTAATGACTCTGCCGGTCACAAACAATCCAATCAGCGCGTACATGGCCTGCTCCATGCCCAGTACAAAAGCCGCCAGCGTGATGACCGTACCATCCAGCAGCACTACAGACAGCGAGAAGCTGAACCCGGTGATTTTCTGAATAATCTGCGCCAAAATCGTCAGTCCGCCAGTAGATCCGCGCCCGCGGAACACCAGCCCCAGCCCTAATCCCACAGCAATGCCCCCATAAATCGAAGCCAGCAGCGGATTGGTGGTCGGAACCGGGCCATCCTTGGTCAAGTAGATAAATAGCGGCAGCACAAAGCTGCCCAGCAGGGAGCGCATGCCATACTGCTTGCCGAGGAAAATGACACCGAGAATGAACAACGGTATGTTTAGTGCCCACTGGGTAAAAGCCGGCTCCGCGCCAAACCAGGCTTCTGCGAGTACGGACAAGCCCGATACCCCGCCCGAAGCGATCCGGTTCGGCAGGAAAAAGAGGTTAAATCCCAGTCCGGTAATCAGCGAGCCGATTAGAATTAACGCGATATCCACCGTATGGCGCAGCGGCCCGTTGAGTGGAATCAGCGGAGGTTTGTTGCGTGAATTGACTTTTTGCATGTCTAGCTTCTCCTTAAGATGTAATTGGGGCATTATTTTCAATATCAGTACTGGAAAAGCACAGAAACTCAAGATACCGGGAATGATTCCCTTTACATTCAACCTATCGTCCAGTTTAAGCCCATCTAATCAAAATTACACGGAGGAATTCCCGTTAATCTTAATTATGGAGAGCTTATCCAAAAAATAGCGGGGGTTTTTCCCGTTCAAGGCTCGTGCTTCGGATGTTCACACCACCACCTATCCGTTGCACGGTATAGGTGAGACGCTTCAATTTCAGTGCTATATCTCTCCAAAAAAAATCCCTACACCTCCGAAGACGCGTAGGAATACAGTTTGCTTATTCAACTTCAGTCTTAATCTGGCTGCGCAAATATCCGTCAATAAACGGATTCAGATCGCCATCCATTACTGCCCCAGTGTTTCCGGTTTCCACGGAAGTACGGTGATCCTTTACCATGCTATAGGGATGGAACACGTAAGAGCGGATCTGGCTGCCCCAGGCAATATCAGATTGCTCCCCGCGGATCTCGTCCAGCTGCTGCTGCTGTTCCTGCAGTTTCTTCTCATACAGCTTGGAACGCAGCATTTTCATCGCCTGCTCCCGGTTTTTGATCTGCGAGCGTTCGTTCTGACAGGTGACCACTACGCCTGTAGGGATATGCGTAATACGCACCGCTGAATCTGTTGTATTGATATGCTGACCGCCCGCGCCGCTGGCCCGGTACGTATCGATCTTCAGATCCTCTGTACGGATCTCCACCTCGACATCATCAGTAATCTCCGGAACCACATCACAGGACACGAAAGAGGTATGGCGTCTTCCGGAAGAATCGAACGGCGAGATACGCACTAGCCGGTGTACACCCTTCTCAGCCTTCAAATAGCCATAGGCGTTGAAGCCCTTGATCAGCAGTGTGACACTCTTGATGCCCGCTTCATCGCCCGGCAAGTAGTCGAGCACCTCAACCTTAAAGCCGTTCTTTTCAGCCCAGCGGGTATACATGCGCAGCAGCATTTGTCCCCAGTCCTGGGACTCCGTTCCGCCCGCACCCGGATGCAGCTCCAGGATGGCATTCAGTTTGTCATACGGCTGATTAAGCAGCAGTTGCAGCTCAAAGTCATCGACTTTGCCGGCTACAGCGCGGATAGTTCCGGCAACCTCTGCCGCCAGCTCCGCGTCGCCTTCTTCATCGGCCAGCTCCGCCATCATTGCGGCATCATCATACTCCTGCTGCAGCTTCTCAAACTGATCCACGGAGGATTTCACCGCATTCATTTCACCGATGACACCCTGTGCCTTCTCGGGATCATCCCAGAAGCCTGGCGCAGCCATCTTCTCTTCAAAGTTCGCAATCATCTCAAGCTTCAGGTCTAAGTCAAAGAGACCCCCTAAGGTTGGTTAGTTTCTTGCCTATTTCACGCAGATCCTGCTTTACGTTGGAATCGATCAATGGGATCACTTCACCTTTCATAATAAAATGCTGGGCCGGGCCGCTGGTTGGACATTGCGTTATAATGACCATTAATTCGCTGCGGGCTTCTTGCTCATTCAATCCTATCCCTGGCGTTGCCCGTAACTGCGGGGAATGCTTGGACTTCCGGCCGCTGTTAGGTTTGGATTTCCTTATTTCGAACCGGTCTTCGCGGTAGAAATCCAAACCTAAATGCGGACGCTATCGCTCCTCCAGTTCCAAACTTCCCCTCCGTCACTCCCGCCTGGGCTTTGGTTTTCAGATCATCATCGCTTGCTGCGCTTAATGATCAGCTTAACACCCAAACTCCAAAAAAACGGCCGGGCCGCAAACGGGGTGTCCCCCGGGCCCAGCCGCTTTTTATTGTCATTATAAACCTAAAGAATTAACACAATTCTTATATCTTATGCGTTCTGGCCGTGGCAGTTCTTGTACTTCTTGCCGCTGCCGCACGGGCAAGGGTCGTTGCGGCCGATGGCTGCCTCAAC encodes:
- the argB gene encoding acetylglutamate kinase — translated: MTDQKIEKLFVMKCGGSTLAALPDSFFEDLRELQGSGVQPVIVHGGGPAISGNLAKLGIESSFVNGLRVTTEEVLDVVEMTLAGSINKAIVRRIQGSGGQALGLSGVDGNLITARPVANSDEVGQVGEVTEVKAEIVKGILALGYIPVIAPIGVDAGGQRYNINADTAAGAVASFVESPSMIVVTDVPGIMRTIDDEKVVLPSVTVTEIEELIASGEIYGGMIPKVRAAMDCIQGSVSEVVIVDGKEPQVLSRVLSGEKLGTRIIRS
- the argJ gene encoding bifunctional ornithine acetyltransferase/N-acetylglutamate synthase, yielding MSENKSYTVVEGGSITAPKGFTSGGLHCGLKKTERNDLAAILCEVPATAAAVYTTNVFQAAPLKVTRESLANGTLQAVIVNSGNANACTGDQGEADAYEMRAAAASALGVNEQDVAVASTGVIGELLKMDRVRSGIAGLPEKLDGGASGAEEFCQAILTTDLVKKECCVKVLVGGEEVTIAGAAKGSGMIHPNMATMLGFMTTDAVIEGEDLLRLLRTATNTTFNMITVDGDTSTNDMLVTMASGLAGNEKLTRLHPDWDAFAAAFTHVCQHLAKAIARDGEGATKLIEVQISGAVHDEAAAAIAKTVVGSSLVKSAIFGADANWGRIIAAVGRAGVPVSPEKVDISLGGIEVLRQSRPVAFDEEKALHYLQKTDTVLITVILSDGDGKATAWGCDLTYDYVRINAAYRT
- the argC gene encoding N-acetyl-gamma-glutamyl-phosphate reductase; the protein is MGGKLRAAIVGSTGYGGVELIRLLQNHPDIEITSVISSSSAGEPIELGFPHLTGIVERKLDGVDPAEIAGRADVVFTATPSGVSGKLVPQLLEAGLKVVDLSGDFRLKDGAEYEQWYKHTAPPEAYLEQAVYGLCEVYGERTAGADFISNPGCYPTATLLGLIPAVEAGWIKPESIIIDAKSGVSGSGRGANLGVHFAEVNENFKAYKVNKHQHIPEIEQVLTDISGEKVTVTFTTHLVPMTRGIMSTMYAGMNGNYSEQDFVELYSKYYAGRPFVRVRSAGVLPATKEVSGSNYCDIGFSTDARTGRVTIVSVIDNIVKGAAGQAIQNLNLMMGWEETRGLGYTPVYP
- a CDS encoding YitT family protein, with the translated sequence MQKVNSRNKPPLIPLNGPLRHTVDIALILIGSLITGLGFNLFFLPNRIASGGVSGLSVLAEAWFGAEPAFTQWALNIPLFILGVIFLGKQYGMRSLLGSFVLPLFIYLTKDGPVPTTNPLLASIYGGIAVGLGLGLVFRGRGSTGGLTILAQIIQKITGFSFSLSVVLLDGTVITLAAFVLGMEQAMYALIGLFVTGRVINALEVGFSVTKVAYIISDQTEEISQAILNDLDRGLTKLNAQGGYTGDNRTVLMVVVGQNEITRLKAIVRSVDPGAFVIITEAHEVLGEGFKREA
- the prfB gene encoding peptide chain release factor 2 (programmed frameshift), which produces MKGEVIPLIDSNVKQDLREIGKKLTNLRGSLDLDLKLEMIANFEEKMAAPGFWDDPEKAQGVIGEMNAVKSSVDQFEKLQQEYDDAAMMAELADEEGDAELAAEVAGTIRAVAGKVDDFELQLLLNQPYDKLNAILELHPGAGGTESQDWGQMLLRMYTRWAEKNGFKVEVLDYLPGDEAGIKSVTLLIKGFNAYGYLKAEKGVHRLVRISPFDSSGRRHTSFVSCDVVPEITDDVEVEIRTEDLKIDTYRASGAGGQHINTTDSAVRITHIPTGVVVTCQNERSQIKNREQAMKMLRSKLYEKKLQEQQQQLDEIRGEQSDIAWGSQIRSYVFHPYSMVKDHRTSVETGNTGAVMDGDLNPFIDGYLRSQIKTEVE